The following are encoded together in the Ictidomys tridecemlineatus isolate mIctTri1 chromosome X, mIctTri1.hap1, whole genome shotgun sequence genome:
- the Bex3 gene encoding protein BEX3 isoform X2 encodes MVCGAQCRGGANPEEGKKARIGPEKQPEKNLIMANIHQENEEMEQPVQNGEEDRPLGGGEGHQPAGNNRRAQARRLAPNFRWAIPNRQINDGMGGDGDDMEMFMEEMREIRRKLRELQLRNCLRILMGELSNHHDHHDEFCLMP; translated from the exons ATG GTCTGCGGGGCCCAGTGTCGCGGCGGCGCGAATccggaggaggggaagaaggcaAGGATAGGCCCAG aaaaacaaccagaaaaaaatctCATCATGGCAAATATCCATCAGGAAAACGAAGAAATGGAGCAGCCCGTGCAGAATGGAGAGGAAGACCGCCCTTTGGGAGGAGGTGAAGGCCACCAGCCTGCAGGAAATAATAGACGGGCACAGGCCCGCCGACTTGCCCCTAATTTTCGATGGGCCATACCCAATAGGCAGATCAATGATGGGATGGGTGGAGATGGAGACGATATGGAAATGTTCATGGAGGAGATGAGAGAAATCAGGAGAAAACTTAGGGAGCTGCAATTGAGAAATTGTCTGCGTATTCTTATGGGGGAGCTCTCTAATCACCATGACCATCATGATGAATTTTGCCTTATGCCTTGA
- the Bex3 gene encoding protein BEX3 isoform X3: MEQPVQNGEEDRPLGGGEGHQPAGNNRRAQARRLAPNFRWAIPNRQINDGMGGDGDDMEMFMEEMREIRRKLRELQLRNCLRILMGELSNHHDHHDEFCLMP, from the coding sequence ATGGAGCAGCCCGTGCAGAATGGAGAGGAAGACCGCCCTTTGGGAGGAGGTGAAGGCCACCAGCCTGCAGGAAATAATAGACGGGCACAGGCCCGCCGACTTGCCCCTAATTTTCGATGGGCCATACCCAATAGGCAGATCAATGATGGGATGGGTGGAGATGGAGACGATATGGAAATGTTCATGGAGGAGATGAGAGAAATCAGGAGAAAACTTAGGGAGCTGCAATTGAGAAATTGTCTGCGTATTCTTATGGGGGAGCTCTCTAATCACCATGACCATCATGATGAATTTTGCCTTATGCCTTGA
- the Bex3 gene encoding protein BEX3 isoform X1: MHPRHCSDRRCVWGAVCAYACGRGRGGGLLLHCPLEMGGEFLGDARPSRDPELQSDAAQGAVVTRVWLPAPRCPAHGGLATGPGKAEQVCGAQCRGGANPEEGKKARIGPEKQPEKNLIMANIHQENEEMEQPVQNGEEDRPLGGGEGHQPAGNNRRAQARRLAPNFRWAIPNRQINDGMGGDGDDMEMFMEEMREIRRKLRELQLRNCLRILMGELSNHHDHHDEFCLMP, encoded by the exons ATGCACCCAAGGCACTGCTCAGACAGGCGGTGTGTGTGGGGTGCTGTGTGTGCGTATGCATGtggcagggggcgggggggggggctcctGCTGCACTGTCCGCTGGAGATGGGGGGCGAGTTTCTTGGTGACGCGCGGCCCTCACGTGACCCGGAGCTGCAGAGCGACGCAGCCCAGGGTGCAGTCGTCACTCGCGTCTGGCTACCAGCTCCCCGCTGCCCTGCGCACGGCGGGCTGGCAACGGGCCCGGGGAAAGCGGAGCAG GTCTGCGGGGCCCAGTGTCGCGGCGGCGCGAATccggaggaggggaagaaggcaAGGATAGGCCCAG aaaaacaaccagaaaaaaatctCATCATGGCAAATATCCATCAGGAAAACGAAGAAATGGAGCAGCCCGTGCAGAATGGAGAGGAAGACCGCCCTTTGGGAGGAGGTGAAGGCCACCAGCCTGCAGGAAATAATAGACGGGCACAGGCCCGCCGACTTGCCCCTAATTTTCGATGGGCCATACCCAATAGGCAGATCAATGATGGGATGGGTGGAGATGGAGACGATATGGAAATGTTCATGGAGGAGATGAGAGAAATCAGGAGAAAACTTAGGGAGCTGCAATTGAGAAATTGTCTGCGTATTCTTATGGGGGAGCTCTCTAATCACCATGACCATCATGATGAATTTTGCCTTATGCCTTGA